From a single Miscanthus floridulus cultivar M001 chromosome 8, ASM1932011v1, whole genome shotgun sequence genomic region:
- the LOC136475945 gene encoding lycopene beta cyclase, chloroplastic-like gives MPATAILLRTHHHPCKLPSPPPASVICRAAAGPASAAALRSLAPPTRPELLSLDLPRYDPARARPVDLAVVGGGPAGLAVAQRVAEAGLSVCAIDPSPAVVWPNNYGVWVDEFEAMGLSHCLDTVWPSASVFIGDGRAKSLDRPYARVARRKLKSAMMDRCVANGVVFHQAKVAKAVHYDASSLLICDDGVAVPASVVLDATGFSRCLVQYDKPYNPGYQVAYGILAEVDAHPFDIDKMLFMDWRDSHLPEGSEIRERNRRIPTFLYAMPFSPTRIFLEETSLVARPGLAMDDIQERLAARLRHLGIRVRSVEEDERCVIPMGGPLPVLPQRVVGIGGTAGMVHPSTGYMVARTLATAPIVADAIVRFLDTGSGMGGLAGDALSAEVWKQLWPANRRRQREFFCFGMDILLKLDLEGTRRFFDAFFDLEPHYWHGFLSSRLFLPELLMFGLALFGNASNTSRLEIMAKGTVPLGKMIGNLIQDRDG, from the coding sequence ATGCCCGCCACCGCCATCCTCCTCCGCACCCACCACCACCCCTGCAagctgccgtcgccgccgcccgcgTCCGTAATCTGCCGCGCCGCGGCGGGGCCGGCGTCGGCCGCGGCGCTGCGGTCCCTGGCCCCGCCCACGCGGCCTGAGCTGCTGTCCCTCGACCTGCCCCGCTACGACCCGGCGCGCGCCCGCCCCGTGGACCTCGCCGTGGTGGGCGGCGGGCCCGCGGGCCTCGCCGTGGCGCAGCGCGTGGCGGAGGCGGGCCTGTCGGTGTGCGCCATCGACCCGTCCCCCGCGGTGGTGTGGCCCAACAACTACGGCGTGTGGGTGGACGAGTTCGAGGCCATGGGCCTCTCTCACTGCCTCGACACCGTCTGGCCCTCCGCCTCCGTCTTCATCGGCGACGGCCGCGCCAAGTCGCTCGACCGCCCCTACGCCCGCGTCGCGCGCCGCAAGCTCAAGTCCGCCATGATGGACCGCTGCGTCGCCAACGGCGTCGTCTTCCACCAGGCCAAGGTCGCCAAGGCCGTCCACTACGACGCCTCCTCCCTCCTCATCTGCGACGACGGCGTCGCCGTCCCGGCCAGCGTCGTGCTCGACGCCACGGGCTTCTCGCGCTGCCTCGTGCAGTACGACAAGCCGTACAACCCGGGGTACCAGGTCGCCTATGGCATCCTCGCCGAGGTGGACGCCCACCCGTTCGACATCGACAAGATGCTCTTCATGGACTGGCGCGACTCCCACCTCCCCGAAGGGTCGGAGATCAGGGAGCGCAACCGCCGCATCCCCACCTTCCTCTACGCCATGCCTTTCTCCCCCACCAGGATCTTCCTCGAGGAGACGTCCCTGGTCGCGCGCCCGGGGCTCGCCATGGACGACATCCAGGAGCGCTTGGCCGCGCGCCTCAGGCACCTGGGGATACGCGTCCGGAGCGTCGAGGAGGACGAGCGCTGCGTCATCCCCATGGGAGGGCCGCTGCCCGTCCTGCCGCAGAGGGTGGTCGGCATCGGCGGCACGGCCGGGATGGTGCACCCGTCCACTGGGTACATGGTGGCGCGCACGCTTGCCACCGCGCCCATCGTGGCGGACGCCATCGTGAGGTTCCTCGACACCGGCAGCGGCATGGGCGGCCTGGCAGGGGACGCGCTCTCCGCAGAGGTGTGGAAGCAGCTGTGGCCCGCCAACAGGCGGCGGCAGAGGGAGTTCTTCTGCTTCGGCATGGACATCCTGCTCAAGCTGGACCTCGAGGGAACGCGCCGGTTCTTTGACGCCTTCTTCGACCTGGAGCCGCACTATTGGCACGGTTTCCTGTCATCCAGACTGTTCCTGCCGGAGCTCTTGATGTTCGGCCTCGCACTGTTCGGGAACGCCTCCAACACGTCGAGACTGGAGATCATGGCCAAGGGCACCGTGCCTCTTGGCAAGATGATTGGCAACTTGATACAGGACAGAGATGGGTGA
- the LOC136475943 gene encoding uncharacterized protein — protein sequence MTFSMDLNASPLPDDDEHQPYDEQVEVEYAQLEPVESAVAIMRREREERRKRLKREQQDDGSRLHSQQIRNDYVPQPKRHSRIKEAPQGWLDCPAFGEPIDKIIPSKVPLDETFNESVPPGKRYSSKQLVNKQRKAGREICLVIDLTNTTRYYSPAEWTSQGTKHVKIPCKGRDAVPDNESVNVFVYEAMMFLDRPKQSKNPKYMLVHCTHGHNRTGFMIIHYLMRTHISCVAEAINIFAQRRPPGIYKRDYIEALYSFYHEVPENMMIACPPTPEWKRPDDLDLNGEAKQDDDDDNAYLKPPHNESEDKIITNDDVLGDAVPYDQQKDLRNICYRLLEMPIGKTPQFPGSHPVSLNSDNLQLLRQRYYFATWKADGTRYMMLIMRYGCFLIDRNFCFRRVQMRFPHRSLEGLHDMTLIDGEMIIDTVPDSSLKRRYLAYDLMALDTVPKTKLPFSDRWKMLEDEIIRPRYHEKRQFESGAKSNPLYKYDMELFSVRRKDFWLLSTVEKVLKEFIPSLCHDADGLIFQGWDDPYVTRTHEGLLKWKYPEMNSVDFLFELTNDNGQLVFLYERGKKKLMDGARIAFTDDVEPSSVAGRIVECSWNKEEQCWACMRIRSDKSTPNDINTYRKVMRSITDNITEEKLLEEIDEITRLPMYADRIKKMAQQRRR from the exons ATGACCTTCTCTATGGATTTGAACGCATCGCCGTTGCCCGACGATGATGAGCATCAGCCTTATGATGAGCAGGTTGAGGTTGAGTATGCTCAGCTGGAACCTGTTGAGTCTGCTGTCGCAATAATGCGCCGG GAGCGTGAAGAGAGACGCAAGAGACTAAAGAGAGAGCAGCAGGATGATGGTTCAAGGCTACATTCCCAGCAGATCAGGAATGATTATGTTCCTCAACCCAAAAGACATAGTCGCATTAAAGAGGCACCTCAGG GCTGGTTGGACTGTCCTGCATTTGGGGAGCCAATAGATAAAATCATACCATCCAAAGTTCCTCTTGATGAAACATTCAATGAGTCGGTGCCTCCTGGGAAGCGATACTCCTCGAAGCAACTAGTTAACAAACAAAGAAAAGCTGGCCGCGAA ATATGTCTGGTGATTGATTTGACAAATACGACCCGGTATTATTCACCAGCAGAATGGACAAGTCAGGGTACTAAGCATGTCAAG ATTCCATGCAAGGGGAGAGATGCTGTACCTGACAATGAATCTGTTAATGTGTTTGTCTATGAG GCAATGATGTTCCTTGACCGACCAAAGCAATCAAAGAATCCTAAATATATGCTGGTTCATTGTACCCATGGTCATAATCGTACAGGTTTCATGATTATTCATTACCTTATGCGCACACACATCTCTTGTGTTGCTGAG GCAATAAATATATTTGCTCAAAGGCGGCCACCTGGCATATACAAGAGGGACTACATTGAAGCGCTGTATTCATTTTACCATGAGGTTCCTGAGAATATGATGATAGCATGCCCTCCAACACCAGAATGGAAGAGACCAGATGATCTTGATTTAAATGGCGAAGCTAagcaggatgatgatgatgacaatgctTATCTTAAACCACCACAT AATGAGTCAGAGGATAAAATCATCACCAACGATGATGTGTTAGGGGACGCCGTGCCATATGACCAGCAAAAAGATTTGCGTAACATATGTTATCGGTTGCTTGAAATGCCCATT GGAAAAACTCCACAATTTCCTGGATCACATCCAGTTTCTCTTAACAG TGATAATCTGCAACTACTTAGACAACGATATTACTTTGCTACATGGAAAGCTGACGGAACACGATATATGATGCTTATTATGAGATATGGCTGTTTCTTAATTGATCGGAATTTTTGTTTTAGAAGGGTCCAAATGCGCTTTCCCCATAGGAGCCTCGAA GGCCTGCATGACATGACCTTGATTGATGGAGAGATGATTATTGACACGGTACCAGATTCAAGCTTGAAGAGAAGGTACTTGGCATATGATCTTATGGCGCTTGACACAGTGCCCAAAACCAAG TTGCCATTTTCTGACAGATGGAAAATGCTGGAAGATGAAATAATACGACCACGTTATCATGAGAAAAGGCAGTTTGAGAGTGGTGCTAAGAGCAATCCTCTGTACAAATATGACATGGAATTATTTTCG GTTAGGAGAAAGGATTTTTGGTTGCTCTCCACAGTGGAAAAGGTGCTTAAGGAGTTCATTCCATCGCTTTGCCATGACGCTGATGGCCTTATATTTCAG GGCTGGGATGATCCATATGTAACTCGTACTCATGAAGGTCTTCTAAAATGGAAGTACCCTGAGATGAATTCTGTGGACTTTCTGTTTGAG CTTACAAATGACAATGGTCAACTGGTTTTCCTTTATGAGAGAGGAAAAAAGAAACTTATGGATGGTGCTCGAATAGCATTTACTG ACGATGTAGAACCATCCTCTGTCGCTGGGAGGATTGTTGAGTGCTCCTGGAATAAGGAAGAGCAGTGTTGGGCCTGTATGCGTATTAGATCTGATAAATCGACTCCAAACGACATCAACACATACCGGAAG GTGATGAGGAGTATCACAGATAACATTACCGAGGAAAAGCTTCTCGAAGAGATTGATGAGATAACACGCCTCCCAATGTATGCTGATAGGATCAAAAAGATGGCTCAACAACGGCGGAGGTGA
- the LOC136475944 gene encoding protein STRUBBELIG-RECEPTOR FAMILY 8-like encodes MEALAAAFATGLLLALAAAPAGAETDSADAAALGNLYTSLNSPSQLAGWSASGGDPCGAAWQGVTCSGAGVTEIKLPGIGLDGSLGYELSNLFSLKTLDLSNNNLHGSIPYQLPPNLTNLNLGSNNFNGNLPYSISNMDSIQYLNLSHNSLSQQLGDLFGSLNSLSELDVSFNKLTGDLPNSIGSLSNLSSLYMQNNQLTGSVNVLRGLSLTTLNIANNNFSGWIPKEFSSIPDLTLEGNSFANGPAPPPPPFMPPPPQRPRNRPKRPQAPGDAPKGSETPTIQSNKKQGLGTGPLVGIIAGSIVAVLCVFLLLVCCMCNARKRTDDASSESKDFVGPLTVNIERASSREIREQIEDTSIATAKLPPPEKMTPERVYGKNGSMRKTKVPITATPYTVASLQVATNSFCQDSLLGEGSLGRVYKADFPNGKVLAVKKMDSAALSLQEEDNFLEAVSSMSRLRHPNIVPLTGYCAEHGQRLLVYEYIGNGTLHDMLHFSDEMSRKLTWNIRVRIALGTARALEYLHEVCLPSVVHRNFKSSNILLDEEHNPHLSDCGLAALTPNTERQVSTEVFGSFGYSAPEFAMSGIYTVKSDVYSFGVVMLELLTGRKPLDSSRERSEQSLVRWATPQLHDIDSLARMVDPALNGMYPAKSLSRFADIIALCVQPEPEFRPPMSEVVQQLVRLMQRASIVRRQSGEELGFSYRAPEREGDLRDLSF; translated from the exons ATGGAGGCGCTGGCCGCCGCATTCGCCACCGGCCTTCTCCTTGCCCTCGCGGCGGCGCCAGCGGGGGCCGAAACCGACTCCGCCGACG CCGCGGCGCTGGGGAATCTCTACACCTCCTTGAACAGCCCGTCGCAGCTGGCTGGGTGGTCGGCCAGCGGCGGCGACCCCTGCGGCGCGGCGTGGCAGGGCGTCACCTGCTCCGGCGCCGGCGTCACCGAAAT CAAACTTCCAGGGATAGGGCTCGATGGTTCTCTGGGATACGAACTCTCCAACCTGTTCTCTTTGAAAACGCT AGATTTGAGTAATAACAACTTGCATGGTTCAATCCCTTACCAGCTGCCACCTAATCTCACCAATCT GAATCTGGGTAGCAACAATTTCAATGGCAACCTTCCATACTCTATATCAAATATGGATTCGATTCAATACCT CAATCTCAGCCACAACTCACTTTCTCAGCAACTGGGTGATCTATTTGGAAGCCTCAATTCACTTTCAGAGTT AGATGTATCTTTCAACAAATTGACAGGGGATCTTCCCAATTCTATTGGTTCTTTATCAAATCTTTCAAGTCT TTATATGCAAAACAATCAGTTAACGGGTTCTGTCAATGTTCTCCGTGGGCTAAGCCTTACTACATT GAACATAGCAAACAACAATTTCAGTGGTTGGATACCAAAAGAATTCAGCTCCATTCCAGATCTAAC ACTTGAAGGGAACTCATTTGCCAATGGACCTGCTCCCCCGCCGCCACCTTTTATGCCGCCGCCCCCTCAAAGGCCACGGAATCGTCCTAAGCGTCCTCAGGCGCCAGGTGATGCTCCTAAAGGATCAGAAACCCCCACTATTCAAAGTAACAAGAAGCAAGGCCTTGGGACAGGCCCGCTTGTGGGCATAATTGCTGGATCGATAGTTGCTGTTTTATGTGTGTTTCTGCTTTTGGTATGCTGCATGTGCAATGCTCGGAAAAGAACTGATGATGCCAGCAGTGAATCAAAAGATTTTGTAGGTCCTCTGACAGTAAACATTGAGAGAG CTTCTAGCAGGGAAATCCGAGAGCAGATTGAAGATACCTCTATAGCAACTGCAAAACTACCACCTCCTGAGAAAATGACTCCTGAGAGAGTTTACGGTAAAAATGGTTCTATGAGAAAGACAAAGGTCCCCATAACCGCAACACCTTATACTGTTGCTTCTCTCCAAGTTGCTACTAATAGTTTCTGTCAAGATTCTCTTTTGGGTGAGGGTTCACTTGGTCGTGTTTATAAGGCTGATTTCCCAAATGGAAAG GTTCTCGCTGTTAAAAAGATGGATAGCGCCGCGCTTTCTTTACAGGAAGAAGACAATTTCCTTGAGGCTGTATCGAGCATGTCACGGCTAAGGCATCCAAACATCGTGCCATTGACAGGATATTGTGCTGAACATGGGCAAAGGCTTCTTGTCTATGAGTACATTGGAAATGGAACACTGCATGATATGTTGCACTTCTCTGATGAAATGAGCAGGAAGCTTACATGGAACATCCGCGTAAGGATAGCACTAGGCACTGCTCGAGCACTTGA GTACCTGCATGAGGTGTGCTTGCCATCTGTTGTTCATAGAAATTTTAAGTCTTCAAACATTCTACTAGATGAGGAGCATAATCCACACCTATCTGACTGTGGACTTGCTGCCTTGACTCCAAATACTGAAAGACAG GTTTCAACTGAAGTATTTGGATCATTTGGCTATAGCGCCCCAGAGTTTGCCATGTCTGGCATTTATACTGTAAAGAGCGATGTGTACAGTTTTGGAGTGGTAATGTTAGAGCTATTGACAGGGCGGAAGCCACTAGACAG TTCCAGAGAGAGGTCAGAACAGTCCCTTGTTAGATGGGCTACCCCTCAGCTTCATGATATTGATTCACTTGCTAGGATGGTTGATCCGGCATTAAATGGAATGTACCCAGCTAAATCACTCTCCCGTTTTGCAGACATAATTGCACTCTGCGTTCAG CCTGAGCCAGAGTTTCGTCCACCCATGTCAGAGGTTGTCCAGCAACTTGTGCGCTTGATGCAGAGGGCTAGCATAGTAAGGCGGCAATCAGGAGAAGAGCTAGGGTTTTCATACAGAGCCCCAGAACGAGAAGGAGACCTGAGAGACCTTTCATTCTAA